The following proteins are encoded in a genomic region of Sulfurovum indicum:
- the clpP gene encoding ATP-dependent Clp endopeptidase proteolytic subunit ClpP — protein sequence MSYIPYVVEQTGRGERSYDIYSRLLKDRIIMLSGEINDAVASSVVAQLLFLEAEDPDKDIYFYINSPGGVITSGFSIFDTMNYIKPDIVTICIGQAASMGAFLLASGTAGKRYALPNARIMIHQPLGGAQGQATDILIQAEEIKRLKDTLNEILAEKTGKKIKQIEKDTDRDNFMSAKEAAEYGLIDKVLTKSFA from the coding sequence ATGAGTTATATTCCATATGTTGTAGAACAGACCGGCAGAGGAGAGAGAAGTTACGATATCTATTCACGTCTTCTCAAAGACCGTATTATTATGCTCAGTGGAGAGATCAATGATGCTGTGGCATCTTCTGTGGTTGCACAGCTTCTTTTCCTTGAAGCAGAGGATCCGGATAAAGATATCTACTTTTATATCAATTCTCCGGGAGGTGTAATCACCAGCGGTTTTTCGATTTTTGATACGATGAACTACATTAAGCCCGATATTGTGACCATTTGTATCGGTCAGGCAGCTTCGATGGGTGCATTTCTTCTTGCTTCGGGAACTGCAGGAAAGCGCTATGCACTTCCAAATGCCCGGATTATGATCCATCAGCCTCTTGGCGGGGCACAGGGACAGGCGACAGACATTCTGATCCAGGCTGAAGAGATCAAGCGTCTCAAAGATACACTGAATGAGATTCTGGCCGAAAAGACAGGAAAGAAGATCAAGCAGATCGAGAAAGATACAGACAGAGACAACTTTATGTCAGCCAAAGAAGCGGCAGAGTACGGACTTATCGATAAAGTTCTGACGAAGAGTTTCGCATAA
- a CDS encoding site-specific integrase, whose amino-acid sequence MIVKKADSYIISTIFNNEVVTLVDSEGWSIWMKQVRDLSNNTIHAFLKSMERFWEWSLYNPIGLQEPFASYQARYRNQLRSGFEITVREESEWDADGIEVTVLQSAPLGKSTINKEIAGINSYFYFTEESELIEDHRFINHLQERHKAARSFLAGVQIRKSPLALEASGSKVKYLPPYKVPKNRQRIKYFPMELFDELLEISKPREKLLYILCGACAARIGQALNLTLYDIDYENREVWLIDPKSDDIDIYNNKRRVWLKEEYDIDMMLDNEHNTPDLQFKYPIPLKHEPLYWLSDKYRDMFFETIESYMKSKTYVSEFARYPRHPFFFTTSTGKRVHSRDALSRLKSALKKLYQKHQESVDKKLLDLGFHSLRHMFGHARAELYAQSGNDAIPYITMNEMGHSNFESTLVYFNMSKETIRDLISSYLERCEE is encoded by the coding sequence ATGATTGTTAAAAAGGCTGACTCTTACATTATCTCCACAATATTCAATAACGAGGTAGTCACCTTGGTTGATTCAGAAGGGTGGAGTATTTGGATGAAACAGGTTAGAGACCTTTCTAATAATACCATACATGCCTTTCTCAAAAGCATGGAAAGGTTTTGGGAGTGGAGTCTTTATAATCCTATTGGGCTTCAAGAGCCTTTTGCATCCTATCAGGCGCGATACAGAAACCAACTACGGTCTGGGTTCGAGATCACCGTTAGGGAAGAAAGTGAATGGGATGCTGATGGTATTGAGGTAACGGTTCTTCAAAGTGCGCCGCTTGGAAAATCAACAATCAATAAAGAGATTGCGGGGATTAACTCTTATTTTTATTTTACAGAAGAGAGCGAACTGATAGAAGATCACCGTTTCATCAATCATCTGCAGGAAAGACACAAAGCCGCAAGAAGTTTCCTCGCAGGCGTTCAGATCAGGAAGTCCCCTCTCGCACTGGAAGCTTCTGGTTCAAAGGTTAAATATCTTCCACCATACAAAGTACCGAAGAACAGACAGCGTATTAAATATTTTCCGATGGAATTGTTCGATGAGCTGCTTGAGATATCCAAACCGAGAGAAAAGCTGCTTTATATTTTGTGCGGTGCGTGTGCGGCACGAATCGGACAAGCTCTAAACCTTACCCTGTACGATATCGACTATGAAAATCGGGAAGTGTGGCTGATTGACCCCAAATCGGATGATATCGATATCTACAACAACAAAAGACGGGTGTGGCTCAAAGAAGAATACGATATTGACATGATGCTGGATAACGAGCACAATACACCCGATCTGCAATTTAAATACCCTATTCCTCTTAAACACGAACCACTCTACTGGCTGAGCGACAAATACCGTGATATGTTCTTTGAGACCATTGAATCGTATATGAAAAGCAAAACCTATGTATCCGAGTTTGCACGCTATCCGAGACATCCCTTTTTCTTTACGACAAGTACGGGGAAGAGAGTGCATAGCAGAGATGCTTTATCCCGTTTGAAATCAGCACTTAAAAAACTTTACCAAAAACATCAAGAGAGTGTGGACAAAAAACTGCTTGATCTTGGATTTCATTCACTGCGTCACATGTTCGGTCATGCGCGGGCAGAACTTTATGCCCAAAGCGGCAACGATGCCATTCCATACATTACAATGAATGAAATGGGGCATAGTAATTTCGAATCAACACTTGTTTATTTCAATATGTCAAAAGAGACAATAAGAGACTTGATATCAAGCTACTTGGAGCGTTGCGAAGAGTAA
- the def gene encoding peptide deformylase, with protein sequence MVREIVVYPDKRLKFVSKEVTSFDRELHTLLDDMYDTMRAKNGVGLAAIQIGIDKRVLIINIPLENIPEGEDEQPKENTLEIINPVIIEKDGSTKFQEGCLSVPGVYEEVERAKHIKVEYFDRYGEKHVIEDDDFLAIAIQHEIDHLDGKVFIEKLSFMKRKKFEKEWKKRQKSL encoded by the coding sequence ATGGTTAGAGAAATAGTGGTCTACCCCGACAAGCGTCTTAAGTTTGTCTCTAAAGAAGTGACCAGTTTTGACAGAGAACTTCACACCCTGCTTGATGATATGTACGATACTATGCGTGCCAAGAACGGTGTAGGGCTTGCAGCCATTCAGATCGGTATAGACAAAAGAGTGCTTATTATCAATATCCCTTTGGAGAATATCCCTGAAGGGGAAGATGAACAGCCAAAAGAGAATACGCTTGAGATCATCAATCCGGTTATTATTGAAAAAGACGGGTCTACCAAGTTTCAGGAGGGATGTCTCTCTGTTCCCGGAGTATATGAAGAGGTAGAGCGTGCCAAGCATATCAAGGTAGAGTACTTTGATAGATACGGTGAAAAACATGTTATTGAAGATGATGATTTTCTTGCGATTGCAATCCAGCATGAGATTGACCATTTGGACGGGAAAGTCTTCATCGAGAAACTATCTTTTATGAAACGCAAAAAGTTCGAAAAAGAGTGGAAAAAAAGGCAAAAATCCTTATAA
- a CDS encoding rhodanese-like domain-containing protein codes for MKEKNFIHKGDSMRSALVFGLLLSPLFSENLRVYQYSGVEITYIQENNQTRKITVEREVDPKCLDIPITNEIMWENHYVSSEVPEPCRAMFITSVGQIQPMQLHPKIETFGELEILYYLKQMQSDPDKLLVDTRLENWYQHRTIPGAINIPHDHISHNKSFPEEFKEALAILNVKEKNGKYDFSRAKTIALFCNGSWCAQSPTMIKHLLKMGYPPEKIKWYRGGMHDWLMLSMTSTMEN; via the coding sequence ATGAAAGAGAAGAACTTTATCCATAAGGGAGACAGCATGAGAAGTGCTCTGGTGTTTGGTCTGCTTTTGTCTCCGCTATTCTCTGAAAACCTCAGAGTCTATCAATACAGCGGTGTCGAAATCACCTATATACAGGAAAACAACCAGACAAGAAAGATCACGGTGGAACGTGAAGTCGATCCTAAATGTCTTGATATACCCATTACCAATGAAATAATGTGGGAGAACCATTATGTGAGCAGTGAAGTACCCGAGCCCTGCAGAGCAATGTTCATAACCAGTGTGGGGCAGATACAGCCAATGCAGCTGCATCCGAAAATAGAAACATTTGGAGAACTGGAGATCCTGTATTATCTTAAACAGATGCAAAGCGATCCGGACAAACTCCTGGTCGATACCCGTTTGGAGAACTGGTATCAGCACCGAACCATACCCGGTGCGATCAATATTCCACACGATCATATCTCCCATAACAAAAGTTTTCCTGAAGAATTTAAAGAGGCATTGGCTATCCTCAATGTGAAAGAAAAGAACGGGAAATATGATTTTTCCCGGGCAAAAACCATTGCCCTCTTCTGTAACGGCTCCTGGTGTGCCCAGTCACCCACAATGATCAAACATCTGCTTAAGATGGGATACCCACCGGAAAAGATCAAGTGGTACAGGGGCGGGATGCATGACTGGCTCATGTTGAGTATGACATCAACGATGGAAAACTGA